The following proteins are encoded in a genomic region of Hyla sarda isolate aHylSar1 chromosome 3, aHylSar1.hap1, whole genome shotgun sequence:
- the RBP2 gene encoding retinol-binding protein 2 — MPANYNGTWVMEVNDNFDGYMKALDIDFATRKIAAHLNQTKEFIQNGDEFKTKTLSTFRNYELNFTVGVEFEEKTKGLDNRVVQSLVSWDGDKLVCVQKGEKNNRGWNHWIEGDKLYLDLTCEDQVCHQVFKKKN; from the exons ATGCCTGCAAACTACAATGGCACCTGGGTCATGGAGGTCAATGACAACTTTGATGGATACATGAAGGCATTAG ATATCGACTTTGCTACCCGTAAGATTGCTGCTCATCTGAACCAGACCAAAGAATTCATTCAGAATGGAGATGAGTTTAAGACTAAGACCCTCAGCACATTCAGGAACTATGAGCTCAACTTCACTGTTGGGGTAGAGTTTGAGGAGAAGACCAAAGGACTGGACAACCGGGTGGTGCAG TCTCTGGTCTCTTGGGATGGGGATAAACTTGTCTGTGTCCAGAAGGGAGAGAAGAATAATCGCGGCTGGAATCATTGGATCGAGGGAGACAAACTTTACTTG GATCTTACATGTGAAGACCAAGTATGTCATCAGGTTTTTAAAAAGAAGAACTAA